The genomic DNA AAATATATTTCCATGGCGAGTTATAGTCTCATAAATAGAAAAGTTGAACACGATATCTGTTTATCTATTTTTATCAGGATATACATTCAATGCTGTTGTGGCATAAGCGTAATTTAGATTTTCAAATTAATAATTTTGTATTAGCAATGGTTATAAGAAAACTTTAGGGGTATGCGACATATTCATGAAAAATCGGCGTAGACCTTGATTGTAAAATGAAGTATCTGTTTATTGCTTTTGGGTGTATTCTAATATTGTTTATAGCCCGAACCTGAACGTTGCTCAAATTGTAGTAGCACAGTTCTGAAAACTTTTAATGCTAAATATAACCAGCCGCCTCCTCTTTTTAGGTCTTCAATTGTTTTGGACAGTACTTCTGCCTCCACTTTGAAGCTTTTCAGCTTGGTATGGCTCCTGTGTATATGGCTTTTCTGCGGTATATGGGTGATGAGGCTGACGCTCGAAACTACACCTACAGTTTGGAAGTTGGCGGGAATGGCCGCAAACTTACTTGGGAGGGTACCCCACGAAGCATAAGGGATAGTCACAGAACGGTTAGGGATAGCCATGACGGGCTCATTATCCAACGGAACATGGCACTCTTCTTCTCCGGAGGCGACAGGAAAGAACTGAAGTTGAGAGTTACTGGGCGGATATGGAAGGAACAGCAAAACCAAGAGAGTGGAGCGTGTATACCAAAAGATTGTAGTTAGGGGAATGTGTTAATTGGGCAGTATTCTATCTTGTTTTGATGTTTTTGTGTGGTAAACTTGGGTTAATTTCATCAGCGTATTGAAAACATGAAAGTTGTTAAATTATGTACATTGAGTGCCTGCTGGAGGTTGAATGCATTATTTAATAAACTTTCTTGTTATCCCAGTTGCTGATATTGTAAGATAAGGCCAGAAAGATAATGTATGATTTTGGAGCAGGCGTATGAATGAAAATCTCTCTATCATCAGTTTGTGTGTGCTGTGTATATTTGTTTGCAATTTCATGTAGAAATAAATATATCTCATAAGCTTTCCCACATCTTAATCTTAAATTTGGTTGATTGTTGATGTATTTGATCCCTACAACTTATCTTCTATCATAAATTATGTGTAAATCATTTGATCCCCTCATATATCAAATTAAACTTGCATATATTGAGCCTTGCTTTCATGTTATAAACGTATATCCTCAACCTATAAAACTCAAAATCGAACGCTAAGAATTTTCGTTCACAACATCTTTGTAAAAGACTAACGGACTTGCACCGGAATCAACCTTTCTACGCGATATCATCTAAAAAGCTGGATTATATCATGAATCGGAAAATCTTGTGCACTAGAATCGACCAAAAACGATGTGTCTCGATGTCACTCTCAAATCCAAAACACAAACttacaaaccaaataaaatatatatgtacaaTTAGGGAGATAATAATACAAATAAAACTAAATAAAATCTCTCCTCCTAACAATGAAGAGCCAAAACAGAACCATCAGTAACTCTAACATCAACATTACACTTAACTTCACTCTCTACTCTATGAGTAAACACTTTCAAAACCCTAACTCTCCCCACTAACTTCATCTTCGTCTCTATCTCCATCACATCTCCCGCCGCCGTCTCAACTCCATCCCCCACCGTCGCCGCCACTCTCCTCTTCTCCCGCACCGGAAACCTCTCCACCTCAAATTTCGCCGACATTCTCTGACTCCTCCCGGCATAAATCCTCCCTGCCGGAATAAACACGAATCCGACCGGATCGCCGGAGTAATCGAGCTGTAACGAACTGTCGTAATGCGTGAAGGTGTCGCGGTTAGGGTTAGTAACGGTGACGAAttggaagaaggtgaagttaaCGGTGCCGTTAGAGAGAGTGAAGGTGGGGAATTGGACGGCGTTAACGGCGATTTGAGGGTGTTTGGGTTTGAATAAGAGGAAGTAGACGGTGGTGATTGCGGCGGCGATGCATAGGAGAAACACGGCTGCGACGAGACAGGAGGCTAGGTTGGTGCGGCCGCGACGAGGCTTGGATCTGTAGGGATCGTACATGGTTAGAGAGAGAAAGTTTAgtttagagagagagagagagtagaggTTTGAAAAGTGTTTAGATTGATGGAGGAAAGTAAAGATAGTTTGTTAAATACGTATGCAAGTTTGTGTGTATTTTGATTTTTGAACGCGGTAGATGTTTTACCGGTAATTGTTTGCGGGAAAAAGAGTTGAGTGTTTTTAACTGTGAGGTAAATAGAGGCTCTAAAATAAATTTcgtttttataaaaaaatttaaattctgtGTGTTCAACTATCtgtaaataaattatttaattatttttagtatgttatttgtttgCAAACCTTATTGTATTGTATTGGCAGTTGAGGATTTATCACGGATGTATTATGTTTTTATTAAAGAAAACAGTTTTTTATTAGTGAAAAAAAAGAGTTTTCGTAATAGGAAACGGTTTTTTATTCTTAAAAAATGTTATCTGTTAAATTAAAAAAATCCGTTATTCAGAAGAAGTTCACACTGTTccaaaatttatatatatatatttttttctttccTATTTATGGATCCAGATTGACTTTTCTGATCAACGAAAAATTATAGTGGAAAAGCAAAAATATGCAACAATAGGAGACTTTAAGAATAGATATTACACTGATGACTCTCAGAAGAATATTGTAAAATTACATTCTTCTGTTAATTTTTTGTAagaatatgtttttgaactaatGCAATTTAACTAGAATCAATTACATGTAATTGTAATTCTTTTTTTCAACGCGAGTCAACTTATTTTTTTCGCCAAGTTCTTAAACTTATTCCCCCCAAGTAAGTCCCTAACCTTTTAAATTGAGCTTTCGAAAAAAATCTATATACTCATGCATGGATCAAAGTCTTCAGCTGATAATATCAATGGGAAAAGATGTAATATCCATTTTCGGAAAAAGAATCGAATCCTCAATGGCTCAACGCTCAACCTATGTACTAAGTCAAATCTTTTATGAAATaataaacaaaacaaaacaaGGTTTATCCAACTGGTACTACAAGCGAACAATAGACAGATAGTACTAATTTATCATTCCAGCTCTGCTACAAAGCTTAATATTCTATAATTATTATAATCAAATCCGAATATGAGAGGAAGGACAAGGATAAGCTTTTTGTTAACCTATAGAAGCCATTTCGAGTTAACTGCTGAAATGAATTTTAAAATCACACAATATAATCATTTAACTGAAACAGATGGATGGCATGTTTACACACTTCGCTTATGCACACATATATAATATCTGCTCTTTCTAGACCTTTATTTGGTAATCTCATCAAGGCGACGATCCATAATCTGGGAGACTGATTCAAGAAATGTAGCTTCACTTGTACAAGGTAGGATTGAATCCTCAGCTTCCTGGACAATCTCTTCAATTATAGATTCCTTGTTCAAGGTTTCCCTGCACATGATGTTTCCGATGTCAAAGGGTGTGAGACCTCTCTCCACTCCTTTCTTCAAAAGCATAGTTGAGATGCGGAGGGTACGAGCATATTCAAGAGGTAGATCCCACCCATGAAACTTGAGTAATGCAATGTCTTCTTCTGCATCCAATGACTTGATATACTCTACTGTGTCAGGACTGTAAGGTTTACGAGTTTGTGGCCAGTAGAGCCAGTCGAATGTGCAATCTTCAAACTGAGTTATATAGTAAAACAATATCAGGATTGATATAATCTTAATTTTAATCTTAAAATTCAAATGATGAAAAAATAGAGCAACTTAGGTAGTCACTTCTCAAAATATAAACCAAATTGAGTTTTCTACCTAATTGACATTGTGCTTTTAACATATCTGTCCTTAATAGGCAAATAGCAATTTAAGAGCAATACTTAAATTATATACATAAATTTGGTGGAGAAAGGATGCAAGCCTAATGAGAATATAATCATGTCTGCAAAGTAAACGAGGTTTTACTATAATCTTTTAAAGTCTCACTTTGTAATAATTGTGCACCCCTAATCTATACTTCAACTGTGCTGATAACTAGTATGCCCAACTCCATTCATCCCGATTTTAACAATAATGCTTTTTTTTGATATTTTATACAGTGAGATGGAGACACTACAGATAACAATGTGATAAAacaatacaaaaagaaaaagtaAAGTTAACATGAACACAATAATCTATAGACCAAGGTGTAAATCTAATATAATCAGATAAGCATATTGCTCAAAGAAACAAGTATCGTTTAACTAGAAAAAATAATGATAAGAAGTAAAGATACTAACACTTTTGGGCAGACAGTAGCCATGATCTATTGGAATCAGAATAGTCTTTCCGTCTTTATCCTTGCTCAGCAAAATGTTGCCAGCATGCCTATCTGCATTTGCCAACCTTATATCCAGTACTGAAATTTTATGTACCTCCTCCACTGGAAATGAACTTGGTCCCATGTCCTCGCAACTTCCATTGTTATCCATGAACATCTGCAGGGATCCTATCTTAGTATCTACGTTCTCCCGGTGATTAAAACCAATGTGTCGACATTTTGCCATAACTGTAGGAGGAACACCAGCAAAACCATTTTTCTCACCAGAAAAGTAGCGTCGACCAGACTTGGAATGATCCAAAACATAGGCAGCTACTTCCCTGATTGCACCTTCCCCAACACTTGTGCCCTTCTTCAACCCTTCACCATTCTCAGATAAAGGCAAGCCCTGTGGGTTATTTACAGCCATAGGCTCCTCATCAATTGGCTTAAAAACAGAGAGATACTTAGTTCCTCTGGAATTCTGCATGAGATATGCTCCTCCTGTACCCTCTGAAGATCTTACAGGACATTTTCCACCATCCAATCCTTCAGCTGTAGATTTAATCATATCCTGAATTGCTGAAGACAACTCAACCTTTGGGTTAATAACTATTGGCTCCAACAAGACATCTCTCTCCGAAGTCTTCTGGTGAACTTCCTCCTGAAAGTTTCTTGTGTCATGCAACTGTGGTGCAGCAATAGAAACCTCAAAATTCTTGTCCTGAGGTGTAGTTCTGATTTTTGCAGATCTCCGAACAAATAAATGAATTACTGCACTGTTATGCTTAGAGATATCATATATAAACCTCTGATCATCAAGCTTCTCTCCACCACAAAATACTTCTTGCTCATTAATATTAGCGAATTTCGTATCCTTCTTGGCAATCTTTCGCTTAACATAAGCAACATTACGTTTCCGCTTGACTAGAAAACTATACTCTTCCCCACAAGAAGTCCTAACATTGACAACTTGAAGCTCAGCAAGCCGAATCACCAAATGAAGCACATTTCCATCCTCAACTCCATACTCACGAAGCAACGAATATTCCCTGGCTAATTCTCTCCCTTTATAAACCAACCTTTGAACTTTACCACAAAACCCCTTTTTGGACTTAATCTTAAGCTTCACGGATTCAACCGATTCCG from Apium graveolens cultivar Ventura chromosome 5, ASM990537v1, whole genome shotgun sequence includes the following:
- the LOC141660068 gene encoding uncharacterized protein LOC141660068 — its product is MYDPYRSKPRRGRTNLASCLVAAVFLLCIAAAITTVYFLLFKPKHPQIAVNAVQFPTFTLSNGTVNFTFFQFVTVTNPNRDTFTHYDSSLQLDYSGDPVGFVFIPAGRIYAGRSQRMSAKFEVERFPVREKRRVAATVGDGVETAAGDVMEIETKMKLVGRVRVLKVFTHRVESEVKCNVDVRVTDGSVLALHC
- the LOC141724029 gene encoding phosphatidylinositol 4-kinase gamma 4-like, coding for MSSGGVVAIRNRDEFRLASPVLSSELDESIHIYVAMSGSMVPMRVFKSESVESVKLKIKSKKGFCGKVQRLVYKGRELAREYSLLREYGVEDGNVLHLVIRLAELQVVNVRTSCGEEYSFLVKRKRNVAYVKRKIAKKDTKFANINEQEVFCGGEKLDDQRFIYDISKHNSAVIHLFVRRSAKIRTTPQDKNFEVSIAAPQLHDTRNFQEEVHQKTSERDVLLEPIVINPKVELSSAIQDMIKSTAEGLDGGKCPVRSSEGTGGAYLMQNSRGTKYLSVFKPIDEEPMAVNNPQGLPLSENGEGLKKGTSVGEGAIREVAAYVLDHSKSGRRYFSGEKNGFAGVPPTVMAKCRHIGFNHRENVDTKIGSLQMFMDNNGSCEDMGPSSFPVEEVHKISVLDIRLANADRHAGNILLSKDKDGKTILIPIDHGYCLPKSFEDCTFDWLYWPQTRKPYSPDTVEYIKSLDAEEDIALLKFHGWDLPLEYARTLRISTMLLKKGVERGLTPFDIGNIMCRETLNKESIIEEIVQEAEDSILPCTSEATFLESVSQIMDRRLDEITK